Within Actinoplanes sp. L3-i22, the genomic segment GAATGACCATCGTAATAGGCGAGCGTGACGGCCTGCCGCTGCAGGGCGGTGAGGTCGCCGAGGCAGTCCCGGACCTGTTCGCGCTCCAGCCGGCCGGTCACCTCGTCGGCGACCTCGTCGTACGGCGTGTCCAGGGAGGCCGCGCCGACGCTGCGGGTCCGGTCGGACGAGGCCTGCTCGGCGCGGGCCCGGTCGACGGCCCGGCGGTGCGCGATCGTGAACATCCAGGCGGTCGGCGACCCGCGGGACGGGTCGAACCGGGCCGCGGTGCGCCAGATCTCGACCAGCACCTCCTGCGCGACCTCCTCGGCCTGCGCCGAATCCCGCAGGACCCGCCGGATCAGGCCGAACACCCGGGGCGCGATCAGGTCGTACAGCCGGCCGAAGGCTTTCTGGTCGCCCTTGGCGACCGCCTCCAGCAGGCCGGCGGCATCGGACACCGCGGGGATGTCACCGATACCGGGCTCTGCCATGCGCCTCAGGATACGTTTCCGGCACCGGCTGTCACCTCCGCAGGGTCGACCGGGGCGAGGGTGCCGAAAATCGACACCGCCCGGTAGTAGACCCAGGCCAGGGTCAGGCAGCCCGGGCGGGCCGCGGACGGGTAGGTGGCGCACTTGCGCTTGAGGTCGGTGT encodes:
- the sigK gene encoding ECF RNA polymerase sigma factor SigK, with product MAEPGIGDIPAVSDAAGLLEAVAKGDQKAFGRLYDLIAPRVFGLIRRVLRDSAQAEEVAQEVLVEIWRTAARFDPSRGSPTAWMFTIAHRRAVDRARAEQASSDRTRSVGAASLDTPYDEVADEVTGRLEREQVRDCLGDLTALQRQAVTLAYYDGHSYPQVSKVLDVPLATVKTRMRDGLIRLRDCLGVEVTA